In Streptomyces pluripotens, the genomic window TGAACAGGTCGAGATACGAGCCGAAGCCCAACGTGCCGTCTTTCCTGACGGTGCCGTCCAGGCCGTATACGGTGGGAGGCGTGGTGAAGAACCTCTGGGCTGCATCCGGGCTGTGACCCAGAGCTTCTAGAACGCTGTTGAGGGGTTCGTTGCCCGAACCGAGTGCGCCGGACGGATTGAAACCGTAGGTGTCAGGGCTGCCGGCGGACTTGTTCGAGAGGAAGAAGTACGGATCCTCCTTGTGGAGTTGGGTGATGTGTTCCGCGATGGGGCAGAGGAACCGCGAGTCGTAGTTGCCGTAGCGCAGCAGACCACCGAGCACCTGGTAGCCGTACGGCGTGTTCCACTGGCGCTTCGCCCAGCCGATCCGCTGGGTACCGAGACGCCGGAACTCGTCGCCCCAGCGAGGGTCCAGGTGGTGTTTGTGGTCCGGATCGGTGGCGTTGGCGAGTGTGCACCCCATGAACTCCTGTAGATCCCGCACCTCGTCGAGTCGTGTTTCGGCCGTACCCGTACCGGTACCGTCGATCGACATCTCGGCGTAGAGCTGCAGCACCTCCCTCGGGCCTCCGAGTCCCCGACAGAACTCGGTGGCGAACTCGCCATCGGTTTCGGCAGAGTTGAAGCGGAGCAGCTGGTTGAGCTCATGCAATTCCGAGGAGGACAACCTGTCGCCCCTGCGGGCGAGCTCCACGGCGCGTTCGGCCTCGGCCTCGTTCAGAGACCTGTACGTGCGGTGGCCTGCGTTGTGCCGGTCGTTGCCGTGGCTCTTGGCTAGTGCCCGGGCGACCGAGGCGTCGACCTCGTCGGCGCGGGCGAGGATCCGGTTGATCCGTTCCTCCAAAGCACTTCTGTCGTCAAGCTGATCCTGGGTGCGTTCGTCGCTGTCGCCCCGCGCATGAGGAAAGAAGCAGCGGACTGCGCCCGAGCCGATGTCCTCGACACGGAGCCCCAGACGTGGGGCGTCGACCTCGACCACCGCTCTGATCTGCTGCTGTAACGCGACGAGTTCGGTGTGTCCGTCATCGAGCACCTGGCAGATGCTGGTCGCCTCGGCATGGAGATCCGAGACTTCCTTGGCCGTGTTCGCGACGAACTCCCGTGTCACCGTGGCATTCAAGCCTGTCCACCGAGCGGAATCCGACCTGGCCTGTATCCCCTCACGAGCGAACTCCGCCGACTTCTCCAAACCGTGTGCCGACTTCTTCCAGTCCGACACTGCGCTTGCGAGCGTGCTGAGGTCGACCTCGATGAAGTCGGTGAACGTGAGAGTCATCAGGGAAGCTCCTACTTGAAGTACTGGTTGAGCTTCGACACCGACACGCTTGGTCCGTCGTGGCTGCGGAGCACGGAACCGATCCTGGCGTCATCCTCCGAGTGGAGCTTCGCGGTGTATTCCAGGTGGTCGGAGATGTGGGCACACGCCTGCAGCACGGACTTCACCTGAGAGGTCCACATCTCGAGGGCGGTCTCCAGGGCGCCACCGGTCCGGAAGCCGTGCGACTTCAGGTCGACCACTGCCTGTGAGCTTGAGCCGGTCGCGTTCCCATCGGCCTCGACGGCGATGTCGGCCTGGCACTTCACCTCGTGGTAGAGGGTGTTGGCCTTGTGCCCGACTGCCCCCAGGTCGTCCTGGCGGACCACCAGGTCCCTGGCTCCCTCCCTGCCTAAGCCGCTGGCGTCCGCCGGTAACCCGTGGAGGCGCGCAGCGGTTGGCTGCCGCCCGGCAGCCCGGACCTTGAGCTGCTCCCACTCGTCCCATGCCATGGAAGGACACCTTCCCCATGCGGCTGTTCCGACGTTGGGTCAAGCTAGCAACCCTGACCGGGGAAAATCTGCGTCACGCCTGTCGACTACGCCTGACGCGTGTGAAGGTTCGGAGGAGGCCCCGATGGGCTGCCGCTCGTCGGTCACGTCGATCACCCGGTTGCTGGAACCGTTTGGACCATATGGCGCCATGCGAACCGGGTCCTTCAGGAGCGGGATTTGCGACTACAAAGCCTCGCCTTCGTCGGGCGGACACGTCCGGTGCCGGCGCAGCATGAGTCTTCTGTGCACGGCCGGCAACTTTTCTGCCGTATGTGACTTCCTTGTCATGCTTGGGTGACTCGGGCCTGGTCACGTTGAGACCTCGGTGCAACTGGAGCGTTCCAGAGTTCAGTTGGCCACGATTTACACAGTGACTACAGTGGTCTGTGAGGGGTCGGAGGGCGGGTACAGCTGTCCGGGCCGTCGACAGCTGGACCAACGGGGAAATGGGGGAGGGGTCGCGGTGAGTGATGGTGGCGGCTCGGATCTGAGGCGCGGCCTCGGGGCTCTGGAGATCTTCCAGAAGCGCGTGCACGACGCATTGTCGACATTCGAGAGCTCGCCGGGTGCGTCGCCCAACATCGCTCGGCACGCGATCGGTCGGGCTTCGTTCAGCGGTGCGAACGTGCCGTTCACTGAGGCACACATCTTGTACGTGCAGTACAAGCAGGTACACGAACGTCTTACCCGCCTGTCGAAGTCCCTGGGACTGCACATCGAGGCGCTGAGGCTTGCGGTGAAGGCTGCCGATACCGACTACGACGACGTCGACGAAGAGGTGCGCCGGCGCTTTTGGGAGATCCAGTCACACCTGCATCAGGAGTACCAGCAGGCGGCCAAGACCAGGCAGGTCGGCGGGCCGGATGCAGGGTATGGGGGCGCCGACAAGGCGCATGCGGGGCGTAGCGGCAACTCCTCGACCGAAGGCGAATACTGATGAGTGACAACTGGCAGGAACAGCCTCAGTACAAGCCCGGCACGGACCAGGCCGACCAGCAGGTCGGCATGGTCGATGTCGTGGAGGGCGTACTGGAGGTCATGCCGTTCGGTGGCCTTCGTGTCAACGCCTTCGGCTCGACCAACTTCGAGAACCACAAGATCAATGACATGATCGACCTGGTTGAGCATGCCAACCCTGAACACCTGGAACTGGCTAGCAAGGCACTGTGGGATGCACACAAGGCCATCGGTGAGGCCGCCGTGGAGCTGAGAGCCCACATCAGTAGGGTCCACTGGGAGGGAGAGGCCGCCACAGCGTTTCGTGACTGGGGCTACGAACTCGCTAACTGGAGTACCACCCTTGCCGAGTCGGCCAATGAAGCGGCCACGCAGATCTCTGCGGCAGGGATGGGACTCGCCTCCGTGCGCAAGGCGATGCCGTCGCGTGACCCACGGCCTGCCGTTGATCAGAAACTCCCCACCGAGTTGCCGAAGGCCAAGCAGGTCGACAGTGATCCGGCCTACGTGACGGCCGTGGAGGTGGAGAGGGACCGGCAAGAGGCCATCAATCAGATGAACCGATTGGCCTCCTACTATGCCGTGTCCGCGGGCCACTTGGAGAAGCAGGGTCAAGAGGGACCCCGGCCGTTCAAGGCAATGCCGGATGTGGGGGTACCGAAGCCAACGCTGGATGGGAGAGACTTCCACCAGGCTATTCCCGGTGCTGGAAGCCGCTCTCGTATGGCGCCGACGACTGGCGGAAGAGTGGAGGGCCAGCCCACTGCGGCCGCCTCAAGCGGCGTACATCTTGCAGACCACACCCCGGACGTGCTTCCCGGTGGGCACATCCAACCGGTCAAGGAAGCCCAGGCATCATTCATCGAGCCGGATCCACACGTCGGTACGCGGATCGACACCGTCAGTACGCTACCTGTACACGCGCCTGCAGCACCTCATTCAAACCGGACACCAACTGTTCCGATTGTAGGCGGGGGACGCGTACCGCCATTGGCCACCGGGCCGGTGCAACTTCCCAACGGCCGTAACACGGTCAACGGCCTACCCGTATCCGCACAAGGGCGTACGAGTCCTCCAGGCACTGCGAGTGGCCGGGTGCCGCAAGAGTCTGCAGGGCAGACTCGGCGTGCCAACGCTGGGGAACGGGTACAGCAGGAACCTCTGGGGCAGGCCGCCCGAACTGTTGGACGTGCAACTTCGGCCGGGCAGCCTGGTGCACGGGGGGTGGCACAGTCGGAACATCCGCCCGTCGGGCGGGGTGTTGTCGGCGGCATCCCGAGAGAGGCCGATATCAGTGGACGCGCCGGTGTGAACCGTTCTCTCAGCCCTGCTCGTAACGGTGTCATTGGCGGCAAGCCTGTAATGGGTCGCTCCGGCCCAGTCCCTGGCTCTC contains:
- a CDS encoding DUF6571 family protein, which encodes MTLTFTDFIEVDLSTLASAVSDWKKSAHGLEKSAEFAREGIQARSDSARWTGLNATVTREFVANTAKEVSDLHAEATSICQVLDDGHTELVALQQQIRAVVEVDAPRLGLRVEDIGSGAVRCFFPHARGDSDERTQDQLDDRSALEERINRILARADEVDASVARALAKSHGNDRHNAGHRTYRSLNEAEAERAVELARRGDRLSSSELHELNQLLRFNSAETDGEFATEFCRGLGGPREVLQLYAEMSIDGTGTGTAETRLDEVRDLQEFMGCTLANATDPDHKHHLDPRWGDEFRRLGTQRIGWAKRQWNTPYGYQVLGGLLRYGNYDSRFLCPIAEHITQLHKEDPYFFLSNKSAGSPDTYGFNPSGALGSGNEPLNSVLEALGHSPDAAQRFFTTPPTVYGLDGTVRKDGTLGFGSYLDLFTDEDFEWTIDTNDTNILADEDKTKTALKFGPKAFGHALEAATTGRPCDGHAIASAVRHSEAQAQLVTDVINKFGQNPHLIKRNENGDLEDMESGPLHAMRESLGDISAEYMGDFQRAMYREGDSDLFPTFGTAADLDSGNAQRFLGAVGQDPHAYSAITSAQQAYTSQVVDHTINGHSTSNVSLDGRVGNAVAPGAAIAGIMSDARANAVYEYHSAKDAEFNEAGADKQKWVNRLLGMGLERIGELAPIAGAPLEWTSEDIQESVIKSIEHDTASQAELQAGNEYSRGRNAAINSVRIAVNHALAKNLGIDLDTASDLHRAARVSAGNSHSVGAQWNSEGSTK
- a CDS encoding fungal specific transcription factor domain-containing protein → MSDGGGSDLRRGLGALEIFQKRVHDALSTFESSPGASPNIARHAIGRASFSGANVPFTEAHILYVQYKQVHERLTRLSKSLGLHIEALRLAVKAADTDYDDVDEEVRRRFWEIQSHLHQEYQQAAKTRQVGGPDAGYGGADKAHAGRSGNSSTEGEY